In the genome of Streptococcus mitis, one region contains:
- a CDS encoding phosphoribosyl transferase, with product MKTKEVVDELTVKRAITRITYEIIERNKDLNKIVLAGIKTRGVFIAHRIQERLEQLENLSVPVVELDTKPFRDDVKSGEDTSLVSVDVTDREVILVDDVLYTGRTIRAAIDNIVGHGRPARVSLAVLVDRGHRELPIRPDYVGKNIPTSRSEEIIVEMAELDGQDRVLITEEA from the coding sequence ATGAAGACAAAAGAAGTTGTAGACGAATTGACCGTCAAACGAGCGATTACGCGTATTACCTATGAGATTATCGAACGTAACAAAGATTTGAATAAAATCGTCTTGGCTGGTATTAAAACTCGTGGTGTCTTTATCGCCCACCGTATCCAAGAACGTTTGGAGCAGCTAGAAAACCTTTCAGTTCCTGTTGTGGAATTGGATACGAAACCTTTCCGTGACGATGTTAAAAGTGGAGAAGATACTTCTTTGGTTTCTGTTGATGTGACAGACCGTGAAGTTATCTTGGTGGATGATGTTCTTTATACAGGCCGTACCATCCGCGCTGCTATTGATAATATTGTAGGTCATGGTCGTCCTGCGCGCGTGAGTTTAGCAGTTCTAGTCGATCGTGGACATAGAGAATTGCCAATCCGTCCAGATTACGTTGGGAAAAATATCCCGACCAGTCGTTCTGAAGAAATCATCGTAGAGATGGCAGAACTTGATGGCCAAGACAGAGTTCTGATTACTGAAGAAGCTTAG
- a CDS encoding endonuclease III, with protein sequence MVLSKKRARKVLEEIIALFPDAKPSLDFTNHFELLVAVMLSAQTTDAAVNKATPGLFAAFPTPQAMSVATESEIASHISRLGLYRNKAKFLKKCAQQLLDDFDGQVPQTREELESLAGVGRKTANVVMSVGFGIPAFAVDTHVERICKHHDIVKKSATPLEVEKRVMDILPPEQWLAAHQAMIYFGRAICHPKNPECDQYPQLYDFSNL encoded by the coding sequence ATGGTCTTGTCAAAAAAACGCGCACGAAAGGTGCTTGAAGAAATCATTGCTCTTTTCCCAGATGCCAAGCCTAGTCTTGACTTTACCAATCATTTTGAACTCCTGGTTGCGGTCATGTTGTCAGCCCAGACGACGGATGCAGCAGTAAATAAGGCAACACCAGGTCTCTTTGCCGCCTTTCCAACGCCACAAGCCATGTCTGTGGCAACTGAGAGTGAAATTGCTTCACACATTTCTCGTTTGGGATTGTATCGGAATAAAGCTAAATTCCTTAAAAAATGTGCCCAACAACTATTAGACGATTTTGATGGTCAAGTTCCTCAGACACGTGAGGAATTAGAAAGTCTAGCAGGTGTTGGTCGCAAGACAGCCAATGTAGTTATGAGTGTGGGCTTTGGGATTCCAGCCTTTGCAGTTGATACTCATGTGGAGCGTATTTGTAAGCACCACGATATCGTCAAAAAATCAGCTACGCCACTTGAGGTGGAAAAGCGGGTCATGGATATCTTGCCACCGGAGCAGTGGCTGGCAGCCCATCAGGCCATGATTTATTTTGGAAGAGCCATCTGTCATCCTAAAAATCCAGAGTGTGACCAGTACCCACAATTATATGATTTTAGCAATTTGTAA
- a CDS encoding aspartate carbamoyltransferase catalytic subunit yields the protein MSENQQALNHVVSMEYITVDQVMKLIKRGIEFKNGAQLPYEDHPIVSNLFFEDSTRTHKSFEVAEIKLGLERLDFDVKTSSVNKGETLYDTILTISALGVDVCVIRHPEVDYYRELIASPTITTSIINGGDGSGQHPSQSLLDLMTIYEEFGHFEGLKVAIAGDLDHSRVAKSNMQILKRLGAELFFAGPEEWRSQEFADYGQFVTIDEIIDQVDVMMFLRVQHERHDSGAVFSKEDYHAQHGLTQERYDRLKETAILMHPAPVNRDVEIADHLVEAPKSRIVQQMTNGVFVRMAILESVLASRNAN from the coding sequence ATGTCAGAAAATCAACAAGCACTGAACCATGTGGTGTCCATGGAATACATTACTGTTGATCAAGTGATGAAATTGATCAAGCGAGGAATAGAGTTTAAAAACGGAGCCCAGCTTCCTTATGAAGACCATCCGATTGTTTCCAATCTTTTCTTTGAAGATTCTACACGGACGCATAAGTCCTTTGAAGTAGCAGAGATTAAACTGGGGCTGGAACGACTTGACTTTGATGTGAAGACTAGTTCGGTCAATAAGGGTGAAACACTTTATGATACCATCTTGACCATATCTGCACTAGGAGTGGATGTCTGTGTGATTCGTCACCCAGAGGTCGACTACTATAGAGAGTTGATTGCAAGTCCGACGATTACGACTTCCATTATCAATGGTGGAGACGGTTCGGGTCAACATCCTAGCCAGAGCTTGCTTGATTTGATGACTATTTATGAGGAATTTGGTCACTTTGAGGGTCTCAAGGTTGCTATTGCAGGCGACTTGGACCACTCACGCGTTGCCAAATCCAATATGCAGATTTTGAAACGCTTGGGAGCTGAACTGTTCTTTGCAGGACCTGAGGAATGGAGAAGTCAAGAGTTTGCAGACTATGGACAGTTTGTAACCATTGATGAAATCATTGATCAGGTGGATGTCATGATGTTTCTTCGTGTGCAACATGAACGTCATGATAGTGGAGCAGTCTTTTCAAAAGAAGACTACCATGCGCAACATGGCTTGACTCAAGAACGTTACGATCGCTTGAAAGAAACAGCAATCCTAATGCACCCAGCTCCAGTCAATCGTGATGTAGAAATCGCAGATCACTTGGTTGAAGCACCAAAATCACGGATTGTCCAACAAATGACCAATGGTGTCTTTGTTCGAATGGCAATCTTAGAATCCGTACTGGCGAGTAGAAACGCCAATTAA
- a CDS encoding DNA-binding protein: MKLNIQEIRKQSEGLHFEQSLDLVADLRARNQEILDVKDILAVGKVQYEDRMYFLDYQLSYTIVLASSRSMEPVELAESYPVTEVFMEGATNQLDQEVLDDDLVLPIENGELDLAESVSDNILLNIPIKVLTAEEEAGQGFVSGNDWQIMTEEEYQAQQAVKKEENSPFAGLQGLFDGDE; encoded by the coding sequence ATGAAATTAAATATTCAAGAGATCCGCAAGCAGTCTGAAGGCTTGCACTTTGAACAAAGTTTAGACCTAGTCGCAGACTTGCGTGCACGTAATCAAGAAATTTTAGATGTGAAAGATATCCTTGCTGTTGGGAAAGTACAGTACGAAGACCGTATGTATTTCTTAGATTATCAGTTATCTTACACCATTGTTCTTGCTTCAAGTCGTAGTATGGAGCCAGTTGAGTTAGCTGAATCTTATCCAGTCACAGAAGTTTTCATGGAAGGGGCAACCAACCAGTTAGATCAAGAGGTTTTAGATGATGACTTGGTCTTGCCTATTGAAAATGGAGAGCTAGATCTTGCTGAGAGCGTATCAGACAATATCCTGCTCAATATCCCTATTAAGGTCTTGACAGCTGAAGAAGAAGCGGGTCAAGGTTTTGTGTCAGGAAATGACTGGCAAATCATGACAGAGGAAGAATACCAAGCCCAACAAGCAGTCAAGAAAGAAGAAAACAGTCCTTTTGCTGGCTTACAAGGACTATTTGACGGAGACGAATAA